TGACATCGAACCGCCGTTCGTCTTCGTTGAACGAGGCCCCGGTGGGCACGCACCGTACGGGTCGTTCCCTGGCAATGGTTGGGAGTACTATCGGGAGCGGCAGGCAGCGCCGACGTCGACTTACTGCGACGAATATCGAGTCGGCGTTGAGCGCGACCGTCAGTATTTCGAGTCACGGATAGCCGAGCTAGAACGGCGTGGACTACTCGATGACACACTGATCATCTACACCAGCGACCATGGCGAACTGCTGGGTGAAGGCGGTTGTCTCGGTCACAATGCGCCGATACATCCAAAGCTCGCCTACGTCCCAACGGTGTTCATCCATCCCTCGTTCGAGTCCCGCCGCGTCACCGCGGGACTGCTTCGTCATGTGGATCTCTTCCCGACGATTGCCGCCCTGATAGGCGACGCTGTGCCCGAATTACCTGGTATAGACCTCACCAGTGAGCGCCTTGCTGACCACGGTGCATGCTTTTATCGAAAGGGCTACGTCGCCGGAGCACCCCTGATTTCCGGCGAGTCAGTGTACGAATCCGTCTGGGATACTGATGGAGGGTATGTATATTCCCGCACCGGACGGCTGAACCGTTTCGCCATCATGTGCGGGAAGTTGCTGAAAAGCGCGAAACGCGAATACATGCGCCGTCACCTCAAAAAGGTGGTTCCGTTCCACCTTGCTGGGGCCCGACGCTATGGAACACCAGGTGTTACGTCAAATCAGTGTCAGTCAACGCTGGAGACCATCCACGACCTCCCGAAAGCGAAGACAGTCGCGAATACGCTCGACAGTGCTGCGGAAGCACGACTCCGGGAACTCGGGTATTTGCGTTAGGCGTTCACAGTTGCTAGCTCCTATTTGAATTACTGCGAACCGGTCAGGAGACAGTTCTGGCTTGGTCCCGTTTGTGCGGCCGAACGACAAGATCGTACCAGCCGACGTAGTTGACGATTTTCCAGAGTGCGAGGCCACGGTCACGATTGTTGTCGCAGTGGTCAGTGTAAATAGACCGGACTGCAGTAGCATCGACGTGTGGTGTCTGTCGTAGCATATCTGGAGTGAGCCAGCGCGTGAGTCCCTCGTATTCTGCTCTGAACCAGTGGTGAATAGGGAGATTGAACCCCTGACTCGTGCGCTGTAGGGTTCGCTCGGGCAATAGGTCGCTCACTGCGTTCCGAAGCAGCGGTTTGTACGTCCCGTCAAATCGCTGGTCAGTCGGCACCTGATGGACGTACTCAACTAGTTCGTGGTCGAGGAATGGGGTGCGTGCTTCGAGCGAAGCCTGCATGGTAGCGAAGTCGACCTTGTGCAGTAGTTTGCTAGGGAGGAGATAGGATAAGTCGAACGTTAGTTGTCGGTGGAGATACTCCGACTCGGCTGATTCAAGCGAGCGCTGTATCAGATCAGGAAGGTTACCCTGCCCCTCCGTAGCAAGATACTCGTCCGGTGGCCGCGAAAAATTCCCTGCCACCTCCGCGATA
The Haloarcula sp. CBA1129 genome window above contains:
- a CDS encoding sulfatase-like hydrolase/transferase; the protein is MDGLTEQNISNVFLYIGDAVRWDSLPESIADRGQTYKTVAASIHTPTSFSSIVTGLHPPQHGVRQFGDSIHADVLSLFSLPGVHSAFANTINEAFNENPDSESILDETLATTESDPDLIADIEPPFVFVERGPGGHAPYGSFPGNGWEYYRERQAAPTSTYCDEYRVGVERDRQYFESRIAELERRGLLDDTLIIYTSDHGELLGEGGCLGHNAPIHPKLAYVPTVFIHPSFESRRVTAGLLRHVDLFPTIAALIGDAVPELPGIDLTSERLADHGACFYRKGYVAGAPLISGESVYESVWDTDGGYVYSRTGRLNRFAIMCGKLLKSAKREYMRRHLKKVVPFHLAGARRYGTPGVTSNQCQSTLETIHDLPKAKTVANTLDSAAEARLRELGYLR